In one window of Flavobacterium ginsengisoli DNA:
- a CDS encoding TolC family protein has product MKRIFLIVLCTIGLSAAAQTTTLTLKDAVNYALQNKADAKKAKLQIENSEYQIQEIRSRALPQISANGSLTYNPVIQTTVIDGAAFGAPGTTIQAAFGQKWTSTAGLSLTQAIFDQSVFTGLRATKTTREFYQINDQLTEEQVIERVANNYYSVYVQRERLILLDSNYVNTQKVRDIVQGQFNNGLAKKIDLDRIIVKMSNIDTDRQQVKNQIELQENALKFYMGMPIETQIVMPKEEFEVVPAALTQEPNIENRTEYLLLKKQEELLVFNKKAVEAGYYPTLSLSAGYNYIGQGPEMPWFAKPEKGVYWSDFSAIALNLHVPIFTGFGTRAKVRQADVQIRELQEDIKDTKLSLDLDYRNAMTQINNNLVTIENQRENMRLATEILSNTKNNYLQGLASLTDLLDAENASLEAQNNFTRAVLNYKIAEISLIKSKGELKSLTK; this is encoded by the coding sequence ATGAAAAGAATCTTTCTTATAGTTTTGTGTACAATAGGCTTATCTGCCGCCGCACAAACCACTACTTTAACTCTGAAAGACGCGGTCAATTATGCACTTCAAAATAAAGCTGATGCAAAAAAGGCAAAACTTCAGATTGAAAATAGTGAGTACCAAATTCAAGAAATACGTTCGAGAGCTTTACCACAGATTAGTGCAAACGGAAGTCTTACTTATAATCCAGTAATTCAAACAACAGTTATTGATGGAGCAGCTTTTGGTGCGCCAGGAACTACTATTCAGGCAGCTTTTGGTCAAAAATGGACATCGACTGCTGGACTTTCTTTAACTCAAGCCATATTTGATCAATCTGTTTTTACAGGTTTGAGAGCGACAAAAACTACACGTGAGTTTTATCAAATAAATGATCAGTTAACTGAAGAACAAGTTATTGAAAGAGTTGCAAATAACTACTATTCAGTTTATGTACAAAGAGAAAGACTTATTCTTTTAGATAGCAACTATGTAAATACTCAAAAAGTTCGTGATATTGTTCAAGGGCAGTTTAACAACGGTTTAGCTAAAAAAATTGACTTAGATCGTATTATCGTAAAAATGTCTAACATTGATACAGATCGCCAGCAGGTTAAAAATCAGATTGAGTTACAGGAAAATGCATTAAAGTTTTATATGGGTATGCCTATAGAAACTCAAATCGTTATGCCAAAAGAAGAATTTGAAGTTGTACCAGCTGCTTTAACACAAGAGCCAAATATTGAAAACAGAACAGAATATTTGCTTTTGAAAAAACAAGAAGAGCTTTTAGTATTCAATAAAAAAGCTGTTGAAGCGGGTTATTATCCGACACTTTCATTATCTGCAGGTTATAATTATATCGGGCAAGGACCAGAAATGCCTTGGTTTGCAAAACCAGAAAAAGGAGTTTATTGGTCAGATTTCTCAGCTATTGCTTTAAACTTACATGTGCCAATCTTTACTGGTTTTGGAACTCGTGCTAAAGTAAGACAGGCAGATGTTCAAATTAGAGAACTACAAGAAGATATCAAAGACACTAAACTTTCTCTTGATTTAGATTATAGAAATGCAATGACGCAGATTAACAATAATCTTGTGACTATTGAAAATCAGAGAGAAAATATGCGTTTGGCAACTGAAATTCTAAGCAATACCAAAAACAATTATCTTCAAGGTTTAGCATCTTTAACCGATTTGCTAGACGCAGAAAATGCATCGCTTGAAGCTCAAAATAACTTTACAAGAGCGGTTTTAAATTATAAAATTGCCGAAATATCTCTAATCAAATCGAAAGGCGAACTAAAATCTCTTACTAAATAA
- a CDS encoding polyprenyl synthetase family protein — translation MHDISQYQDFFINYLESQNIHKEPKNLYEPIEYILGLGGKRIRPVLTLMAAEVFDTDYLIALPAAMAVEVFHNFSLVHDDIMDDAPLRRGQVTVHEKWDLNTGILSGDAMLILAYQYFEQYEPIVFRNLAKLFSKTALEVCEGQQWDVDFETRKDVTISQYLKMIEYKTAVLVAAAMKMGAIVAKTSEKEADLIYDFGLNLGLAFQLQDDYLDAFGDPETFGKQVGGDIIENKKTYLYLKALEFSSKEKASELEQLFTLQLEDNSEKIETAKTIFNESGASKATQEAIEMYTFKAFETLEKMDINTEKKDVLRTFGENLMGRKV, via the coding sequence ATGCACGATATAAGTCAGTACCAAGATTTTTTCATCAATTATCTAGAAAGCCAAAACATACATAAAGAGCCTAAAAATCTTTACGAACCTATAGAATATATTTTAGGACTTGGCGGAAAACGTATACGTCCGGTTTTAACTTTAATGGCAGCCGAGGTTTTTGATACTGATTATTTAATTGCACTTCCCGCAGCAATGGCGGTTGAAGTTTTTCATAACTTCTCGTTAGTTCATGATGACATTATGGATGATGCGCCTTTAAGAAGAGGTCAAGTTACAGTTCATGAAAAATGGGATTTAAACACTGGTATTCTTTCTGGAGATGCAATGCTAATTTTAGCGTATCAATATTTTGAACAATACGAACCAATAGTTTTTAGAAATCTTGCAAAATTATTCAGCAAAACAGCACTTGAAGTTTGCGAAGGTCAACAATGGGATGTAGATTTTGAAACACGTAAAGACGTTACAATTTCTCAATATCTTAAAATGATTGAATATAAAACTGCGGTTTTGGTTGCCGCTGCCATGAAAATGGGTGCAATTGTAGCTAAAACTTCTGAAAAAGAAGCCGATTTAATTTACGATTTCGGATTAAATTTAGGATTGGCTTTTCAACTTCAAGATGATTACTTGGACGCTTTTGGAGATCCTGAAACTTTTGGAAAACAAGTTGGCGGAGATATTATAGAGAATAAAAAAACGTATTTATATCTAAAAGCCTTGGAGTTTTCTTCTAAAGAAAAAGCTTCAGAATTAGAACAATTATTTACTTTACAATTAGAAGATAATTCAGAAAAAATAGAAACTGCCAAGACTATTTTTAATGAATCTGGAGCATCAAAAGCTACTCAAGAAGCAATCGAAATGTACACTTTTAAAGCTTTTGAAACTTTAGAAAAAATGGATATAAATACAGAAAAGAAAGATGTTTTGAGAACTTTTGGCGAAAATTTAATGGGACGAAAAGTCTAG
- a CDS encoding efflux RND transporter periplasmic adaptor subunit codes for MKKIIITIVIIVVAFVGINYILNKNKAENEAKTAIVAEKNATVSVKVATVKTEDVNLGFTANGNFAPIQELTFSAEKSGKVISVLAKEGDYVRVGQTLLTMRGDVINVNAQAAEAAYQNAKSDYARYENAFKTGGVTKQQLDQAKLALTNAQSNYTQAKINVGDTRVKAPINGYINKKYIEPGSILTGMPATALFDIVNVSKLKLTVTVNEGQVASLKLGNSVDITASVYPDKTFSGKITFIAAKADASLNFPVEIEITNNANNDLKAGMYGTANFGAKNQKQNLKVVPRNAFVGSVSSNEIFVVENGVAKLRKVVAGRILGDKVEIISGLNDGETVIVTGQINLQDGNKVEIIK; via the coding sequence ATGAAGAAAATAATTATAACAATCGTAATCATAGTCGTGGCTTTTGTCGGGATTAACTACATTTTAAATAAAAATAAAGCAGAAAACGAAGCTAAAACTGCAATTGTAGCAGAAAAAAATGCGACGGTTTCTGTAAAAGTAGCGACAGTAAAAACAGAAGATGTTAATTTAGGTTTTACTGCAAACGGAAACTTCGCACCAATTCAAGAATTGACTTTCTCTGCTGAAAAATCAGGAAAAGTAATTAGTGTTTTAGCAAAAGAAGGTGACTATGTAAGAGTAGGACAAACTCTTTTAACAATGAGAGGCGATGTTATTAATGTAAACGCTCAAGCAGCAGAAGCAGCATATCAAAACGCAAAATCTGATTATGCGAGATATGAAAATGCTTTTAAAACAGGTGGTGTTACAAAACAACAATTAGATCAAGCAAAATTAGCTTTAACTAATGCGCAATCTAATTATACTCAAGCTAAAATCAATGTTGGAGATACAAGAGTAAAAGCTCCAATTAACGGATATATCAATAAAAAATATATAGAGCCAGGTTCTATTTTAACTGGAATGCCTGCAACTGCTTTATTTGACATTGTAAATGTTTCTAAATTAAAATTAACAGTTACTGTAAATGAAGGACAAGTTGCTAGTTTAAAATTAGGAAACAGTGTAGACATTACTGCAAGTGTTTATCCTGATAAAACATTTAGCGGAAAAATTACTTTCATCGCTGCAAAAGCAGATGCTTCTTTAAATTTCCCAGTTGAAATAGAAATTACAAACAACGCTAACAACGACTTAAAAGCGGGTATGTACGGAACTGCAAACTTTGGAGCTAAAAACCAAAAACAAAACTTGAAAGTTGTTCCTAGAAATGCTTTTGTTGGAAGTGTAAGCAGTAACGAAATATTTGTTGTAGAAAACGGTGTTGCTAAATTAAGAAAAGTAGTTGCTGGAAGAATTTTAGGAGATAAAGTTGAAATCATTAGTGGTTTAAATGACGGAGAAACTGTAATTGTTACTGGTCAAATCAACCTACAAGACGGAAATAAAGTAGAAATTATTAAATAA
- a CDS encoding matrixin family metalloprotease has product MYDNGPIDNNPSFSLDGRKWDHTNLTYFFENGTNDIAGTDEKTALVQAMQVWSSVTSLTFTEVTSAANADIVIKWAVGDHGDGAPFDAVNGVLAHAFFPPPNGAYAGDLHFDDSETWTTSVQYTSSQPIDLVTVAIHELGHSLGLQHSNVPGAIMYAYYNGSQRTLSTDDIQAISAVYPKIYSLYGGNPVCGSPSQTFVGLTPSPPAGSSIVWSTSPNLTIAMTLPPNTPNTAQINVQSTVGNTYQTGTVTATINGVQTITRTVDIGEKPLYFGTKKTATTDYTEYCDNTYHYVPIDIVNSDNTVSYNYTFGNFSTGISNPGITYTQINSKRYLFKIPLNKIPSGTYPVFSFSVTTNTTCTGVPYTIYGQVVTLSSCNGTFAAKTTAETSAIETSAIQSEDRVTIYPNPATNILNISVSNSKNNIANAKIIGKLYDLNGSELTQISILSNTASLDVSKFKKGIYILKVDINGEIESHQIIIQ; this is encoded by the coding sequence TTGTATGATAATGGCCCAATAGACAACAATCCAAGTTTTAGCCTTGACGGAAGAAAATGGGATCATACCAATCTTACCTACTTTTTTGAAAATGGGACAAATGATATTGCAGGAACAGATGAAAAAACTGCTTTAGTCCAAGCAATGCAAGTATGGTCAAGTGTTACAAGTTTGACTTTTACAGAGGTTACGAGTGCAGCAAACGCCGATATTGTCATTAAATGGGCCGTTGGAGATCATGGAGATGGAGCTCCTTTTGATGCAGTAAATGGTGTTTTAGCGCATGCTTTTTTCCCTCCACCAAACGGAGCATATGCTGGAGACTTACATTTTGACGACTCTGAAACTTGGACAACAAGCGTACAATACACATCTTCGCAGCCTATAGATTTAGTTACAGTCGCCATTCATGAATTAGGACATTCATTAGGATTACAACATAGCAATGTACCAGGAGCAATCATGTATGCGTATTATAATGGATCGCAACGAACATTGTCAACCGATGATATTCAAGCTATTAGTGCAGTTTACCCTAAAATTTATAGTTTATATGGAGGTAATCCCGTTTGTGGTTCGCCATCTCAAACTTTTGTTGGCCTGACTCCTTCTCCTCCTGCTGGAAGTTCTATAGTTTGGAGCACATCGCCGAATCTTACAATTGCTATGACTTTACCTCCAAATACACCAAATACCGCACAAATAAATGTACAAAGCACTGTAGGAAATACTTACCAAACAGGAACAGTAACAGCAACGATCAACGGAGTTCAAACCATAACAAGAACTGTAGATATAGGAGAAAAACCTCTTTATTTTGGCACAAAGAAAACCGCTACAACTGATTATACCGAGTATTGCGACAATACATACCATTATGTTCCTATAGACATTGTTAATTCAGATAATACAGTAAGTTATAATTACACATTTGGAAATTTCTCTACTGGAATTAGCAATCCCGGAATTACTTATACTCAAATCAATTCTAAAAGATATCTTTTCAAAATCCCATTAAACAAAATTCCATCTGGAACTTATCCTGTTTTTAGTTTCTCTGTTACTACCAATACAACTTGCACTGGTGTTCCGTACACAATTTACGGACAAGTGGTAACCTTAAGTTCTTGCAATGGTACATTTGCGGCAAAAACAACTGCAGAAACTTCAGCAATAGAAACGTCTGCAATACAATCTGAAGATCGTGTCACTATTTACCCAAATCCTGCGACAAATATTTTAAACATTTCTGTTAGTAATTCAAAAAACAATATTGCTAATGCTAAAATTATTGGTAAACTATATGATTTAAATGGCAGTGAGCTGACACAAATTTCTATTTTAAGCAATACAGCTTCGCTCGATGTAAGCAAATTCAAAAAAGGAATTTATATTTTAAAAGTTGACATTAACGGCGAAATTGAAAGCCATCAAATTATCATTCAATAA
- a CDS encoding TetR/AcrR family transcriptional regulator — protein sequence MKEKIIAKASELFLKLGFKSVTMDDIAGEMCISKKTIYKYFCNKEVLIEESTSLVHGQVHEIMDTIIAKNYNAIHENFEIREMFRDMFKNNIDTSPIYQLKKHYPEIYQNILSFEIDQCTQCFRDNIEKGIREGLYRSDLNVEVYVKFYYTLVFHINENTVSESEAQRIELEALEYHTRAMATEKGVEELEKQLKKLEINYYPNCRHLF from the coding sequence ATGAAAGAGAAGATTATAGCAAAAGCAAGCGAATTGTTTTTAAAGCTTGGTTTTAAGAGTGTTACAATGGACGACATTGCGGGCGAAATGTGTATTTCGAAAAAAACGATTTACAAATATTTCTGTAACAAAGAAGTTCTAATTGAAGAGAGCACATCGTTGGTTCATGGCCAAGTGCACGAAATCATGGATACTATTATTGCTAAAAATTACAATGCTATTCATGAGAATTTTGAGATTAGAGAAATGTTTCGTGATATGTTTAAAAACAATATTGACACTTCGCCAATCTATCAGTTAAAAAAACATTATCCAGAAATTTATCAGAACATTTTGTCTTTCGAAATTGATCAGTGTACACAATGTTTTAGAGATAATATTGAAAAAGGAATTCGTGAGGGACTTTATAGAAGTGACTTAAATGTAGAGGTTTATGTTAAGTTTTATTACACTTTGGTTTTTCATATAAACGAAAATACGGTTTCTGAAAGTGAAGCGCAAAGAATAGAGTTGGAAGCCTTAGAGTATCATACTCGTGCAATGGCGACTGAAAAAGGAGTAGAGGAATTAGAAAAGCAATTAAAAAAATTAGAAATTAATTATTATCCAAATTGTCGTCATTTATTCTAG
- a CDS encoding YceI family protein, which produces MKTKWTLDSSQSDVLLKMRRSRTAYLGGDANKFDGYVNIEDNEIEDASVEFSLDINNKNESFQSIDAYLQLQDFFEEDEHPIISFKSTSFQKVNQNINFFKGDLTIKDITRVVELDAEFLGENIYNGEKKVAFEIKGNIKREDFGLDFNSFNHSSGTALGKEIKLIANLEFAI; this is translated from the coding sequence ATGAAAACAAAATGGACTTTAGATTCTAGTCAGTCAGATGTTTTATTGAAAATGAGACGATCAAGAACTGCTTATTTGGGAGGAGATGCAAATAAATTTGATGGGTATGTGAATATTGAAGACAATGAGATTGAAGACGCTTCTGTCGAATTCTCATTAGATATCAATAACAAAAATGAAAGTTTCCAATCTATAGACGCTTATTTACAACTTCAAGATTTTTTTGAAGAAGATGAGCATCCCATTATAAGTTTTAAATCGACTTCATTTCAAAAAGTAAATCAGAATATTAATTTCTTCAAAGGAGATTTGACGATAAAAGACATTACAAGAGTAGTTGAATTGGATGCTGAATTTCTAGGAGAAAATATTTATAACGGAGAAAAGAAAGTGGCTTTTGAAATTAAAGGAAATATCAAACGTGAAGACTTTGGTTTAGATTTCAATTCTTTTAATCATTCTTCGGGAACTGCTTTGGGTAAAGAGATTAAACTTATTGCAAATTTAGAGTTTGCAATATAA